One window of the Pseudofrankia sp. DC12 genome contains the following:
- a CDS encoding DUF2599 domain-containing protein, with amino-acid sequence MASPGIAARADGAPYCGASQYVAEITVEKWSNGDFRVSLWPTAEGRHASDRDAATNVMWQAIRRCLTPSAGFSGLDGPVGASLQDQLRCHESLALVPALGGGKGYATGDTFDIESWRPTAGPTHWFSTKCGNTLGTDPTGPPVRTYRPDGVKPQYTASGEHQ; translated from the coding sequence TTGGCGAGCCCGGGAATCGCCGCTCGCGCCGACGGGGCGCCCTATTGCGGCGCGAGCCAGTACGTCGCGGAGATCACGGTCGAGAAGTGGTCGAACGGGGACTTCCGGGTCTCGTTGTGGCCGACAGCCGAGGGCCGGCACGCCAGCGATCGGGACGCGGCCACCAACGTGATGTGGCAGGCGATTCGGCGGTGTCTCACCCCGTCGGCCGGCTTCAGCGGCCTGGACGGCCCGGTCGGCGCCAGCCTGCAGGATCAGCTGCGCTGCCACGAGTCGCTCGCGCTCGTTCCGGCGCTGGGCGGCGGGAAGGGCTACGCCACCGGCGACACCTTCGATATCGAGAGCTGGCGGCCGACAGCCGGACCGACCCACTGGTTCTCGACGAAGTGCGGCAACACGCTCGGTACCGACCCGACCGGACCGCCGGTCAGGACCTACCGCCCGGACGGCGTCAAACCCCAGTACACCGCCAGCGGCGAGCACCAGTAG
- a CDS encoding LuxR family transcriptional regulator: protein MRKSFVGRESELARLRLLMERARAGQSCLASIEGPAGIGKTALVHEFLDAADAACVLWASGDENEDGVPFGVVTQLVSRVPTAVINSFAAAVKGGGNTVDPLLAGAALIGLLGEVQRLGPVVLVVDDAHWADRLSLVALTFVLRRLHTDQVLVLITSRDMSDSRLPEGLRRLLADRRHMLRLSLVGLTVGELRSLGAQLGAVPLSARAAVRLHAHTDGNPLHACALLEQLSANTLDDTDVPLPAPRSFALLVLARLAECSPDALELVTAASVLGSRCPLHLASGVAQLAEPLPALEEAIGAGLLVEEPGRGSVRFAHPLVRAAVFEQLGPARRATLHRRAAGLSEDENTRLRHRAAAASGPDAALAENLARVGRQEAINGFPGAAADHLSTAARLAPSRAHFGQLTLEATECRLLAGDIVDSADMSMRLRTLLPSTTWRSYVLGRLALVAGRFTEAEALLQDAWKRCSPDKEPVLATKVAAQMAMLCVMRARGQSTVEWADLALRLAPEQSGTDTLRFVRLAGLGISGHADAALAALRTAPDPAVASDFELDALMGRGLLRIWTDDLSGARQDLAGVLASGHDRSVVFRLSAADLLSEAEYRLGLWNDAAFHNHLAMSISADADQPWLAPLCHATATLLLAGRGEWEQASTHAEIARAMAVASGNLIAGAYAAAATAQLARVRADPEGVIAALEPLLHLKHGDGIDEPALICWKDLLVDALVAVGDLDRAELVLGDFEAEAADRRRHSAMAAAARARGNLAAARGDTVAAAGAFTVGLDHAAQVDMPFERAVLRLAYGAYLRRAGKRGAAGTQLEAAQAIFERLGARPHLERCEQELAACGRSPARRKAADPSRLTPQEQAVARLVARGLTNRQAARELVLSVKTVEYHLGHVYTKLQVTSRDQIASRLTNT from the coding sequence ATGCGGAAATCGTTTGTCGGCCGCGAATCCGAACTCGCCCGCCTTCGCCTCCTGATGGAGCGAGCCCGGGCGGGGCAGTCCTGCTTGGCGTCGATTGAGGGGCCGGCGGGGATCGGCAAGACGGCCCTGGTCCACGAATTCCTCGACGCCGCTGATGCAGCGTGCGTGCTCTGGGCCAGCGGCGACGAGAACGAGGATGGAGTGCCGTTCGGAGTTGTCACGCAGCTGGTCAGCCGCGTGCCGACCGCAGTTATAAATTCTTTCGCCGCGGCGGTCAAGGGTGGCGGGAACACAGTCGACCCGCTGCTGGCCGGTGCCGCGCTGATAGGCCTGCTCGGCGAGGTTCAGCGACTGGGGCCGGTTGTGCTCGTCGTCGATGATGCGCACTGGGCCGATCGCCTCTCCTTGGTGGCGCTCACCTTCGTGCTACGCCGGCTGCACACCGATCAAGTGTTGGTGCTAATCACCAGTAGGGATATGTCCGACTCGCGCCTGCCGGAGGGCCTACGACGCCTGCTCGCCGACCGGCGCCATATGCTGCGGTTGTCCCTGGTCGGGCTCACAGTTGGCGAACTTCGTTCCCTGGGTGCCCAGCTCGGTGCCGTACCGCTGTCCGCGCGAGCGGCTGTGCGGCTGCATGCCCATACCGACGGCAATCCGCTACACGCATGTGCCTTACTCGAACAGCTTTCTGCCAATACCCTCGACGACACGGACGTGCCGCTGCCGGCCCCCCGCTCGTTCGCCCTGCTGGTGCTCGCCCGGCTGGCCGAATGCAGCCCCGACGCGCTGGAACTGGTCACGGCCGCCAGCGTGCTCGGATCACGCTGCCCGCTCCACCTTGCTAGTGGAGTCGCCCAGCTCGCTGAGCCGCTACCCGCTCTGGAGGAAGCGATCGGGGCCGGCCTTCTCGTCGAGGAGCCCGGCCGGGGGTCGGTGCGATTCGCGCACCCGCTGGTCCGTGCCGCCGTCTTCGAGCAGCTTGGTCCTGCCCGCCGCGCGACCCTACACAGGCGGGCGGCAGGCCTGAGTGAGGACGAGAATACGCGGCTTCGTCACCGCGCCGCCGCGGCCAGCGGCCCGGACGCCGCTCTTGCCGAGAACCTGGCGCGAGTGGGACGGCAGGAGGCGATCAACGGCTTCCCCGGGGCAGCCGCAGACCACCTGTCCACGGCCGCCCGACTCGCCCCCAGCCGAGCCCATTTTGGGCAGCTCACCTTGGAGGCGACCGAGTGCCGACTCCTCGCGGGCGACATCGTCGACTCAGCCGACATGAGCATGCGGCTGCGCACCCTTCTTCCGTCCACAACGTGGCGCAGCTACGTCCTGGGACGCCTAGCGCTGGTTGCCGGCCGCTTCACCGAGGCCGAGGCGCTTCTCCAAGACGCCTGGAAGCGATGCAGTCCCGACAAGGAGCCGGTACTCGCCACCAAGGTGGCCGCGCAGATGGCGATGCTGTGCGTCATGCGGGCACGCGGGCAGAGCACCGTCGAATGGGCCGACCTGGCGCTGCGGCTGGCGCCGGAGCAGAGCGGCACCGACACCCTCCGCTTCGTCCGGCTGGCCGGCCTCGGTATCAGCGGGCATGCCGATGCCGCGCTCGCCGCGCTGCGCACCGCGCCGGACCCAGCAGTCGCGTCAGACTTCGAGCTGGACGCGCTGATGGGCCGCGGATTACTGCGGATCTGGACCGACGACCTCTCCGGGGCCCGGCAAGACCTCGCTGGGGTGCTCGCCTCCGGTCACGATCGCTCTGTGGTATTCCGCTTGTCAGCTGCGGACCTGCTAAGTGAGGCTGAATACCGGCTCGGCCTCTGGAACGACGCCGCTTTCCACAACCATCTCGCGATGTCGATCTCGGCAGACGCGGACCAGCCCTGGCTCGCACCGCTGTGCCACGCCACGGCAACGCTGTTGCTGGCCGGGCGCGGCGAATGGGAGCAGGCTAGCACACACGCTGAAATCGCGCGCGCCATGGCAGTGGCCTCAGGGAACCTTATCGCCGGTGCCTACGCCGCCGCCGCCACCGCGCAGCTGGCCCGGGTCCGTGCCGACCCCGAGGGCGTCATCGCGGCGCTCGAGCCGCTGCTGCATCTGAAGCACGGCGATGGCATCGACGAGCCCGCTCTGATTTGCTGGAAGGATCTTCTTGTCGACGCACTCGTTGCGGTTGGCGACCTCGACCGTGCGGAGCTCGTGCTCGGTGATTTCGAGGCAGAGGCCGCTGATCGCCGGCGTCACTCGGCCATGGCCGCCGCAGCGCGGGCGCGCGGCAATCTCGCTGCCGCCCGCGGTGACACCGTGGCCGCAGCAGGCGCCTTCACGGTCGGCCTAGACCACGCAGCGCAGGTCGACATGCCGTTTGAGCGCGCCGTCCTCCGGCTTGCTTACGGAGCGTACCTGCGACGTGCCGGCAAACGCGGTGCGGCCGGAACTCAGTTGGAGGCGGCCCAAGCGATCTTCGAGCGGCTCGGGGCACGACCGCATCTGGAGCGATGCGAGCAAGAACTGGCCGCCTGCGGCCGTTCACCGGCACGTAGGAAAGCCGCTGACCCAAGCCGTCTTACTCCGCAGGAACAGGCCGTGGCCCGATTGGTCGCCCGGGGATTGACCAATCGGCAGGCCGCGCGGGAGTTGGTCCTCAGTGTCAAGACCGTCGAGTACCACCTCGGCCATGTGTACACCAAGCTCCAGGTGACCTCCCGAGACCAGATCGCGAGCAGGCTCACCAATACCTAG
- the htpG gene encoding molecular chaperone HtpG, translating to MSTRVETLEFQAEARQLLQLMVHSIYSNKDVFLRELISNASDALDKLRLASLVEDGPRVDSADLRIEIEADVDARTLTVRDNGIGMSRDEVVGLIGTIAKSGTAELLRKLRESEDSAASADLIGQFGVGFYSAFMVADRVTLLTGKAGESGGTRWESDGTGSYVIETVDDAPRGTAVTVHLKPEDGEDRLHDYTDENKIREIVKRYSDFIAWPIRLVSAPAANDRDSNDEGTTESSAENAGDRPLNSMKALWARPQSEVDKAEYDEFYRHLSHDWTGPLEVIHMKGEGTFEYEALLFIPSRAPLDLFTRDARRGVQLYVKRVFIMDDCAELLPNYLRFVRGVVDAHDLSLNISREILQQDRRIQLVRRRLVKKVLASIGTLQENDAERYRTLWKEFGAALKEGLLEDADNQEAILDLVSVDSTHDADRPTTLREYIERTKDGQNEIYYLTGDSRGMIENSPHMEAFRAKGYEVLILTDPVDEVWVERVAEFDGKPLKSIAKGEVDLDTDDEKKSSEAEREQLREDFAALLPWLTAKLADDVKEVRLSSRLTKSPACLVGDTFDITPALEKMYRAMGHEMPHPKRILELNPTHALVMGLRAAHERDADSAALGDTAELLYGMALLAEGGELRDPARFTRLLAERLAEAL from the coding sequence GTGAGCACCCGGGTCGAGACGCTGGAGTTTCAGGCCGAGGCGCGTCAGCTTCTGCAGCTGATGGTCCATTCGATCTACTCGAACAAGGACGTCTTCCTGCGGGAGCTGATCTCCAACGCGTCCGATGCCCTGGACAAGCTGCGCCTCGCGTCGTTGGTCGAGGACGGTCCGCGGGTCGACAGCGCCGACCTGCGCATCGAGATCGAGGCCGACGTCGACGCTCGCACCCTGACCGTCCGCGACAACGGCATCGGGATGTCCCGCGACGAGGTCGTCGGGCTCATCGGCACCATCGCGAAGTCCGGCACGGCCGAACTGCTGCGCAAGCTGCGGGAATCGGAGGACAGCGCGGCGTCGGCCGATCTGATCGGACAGTTCGGCGTCGGCTTCTACTCCGCCTTCATGGTGGCCGACAGGGTCACCCTGCTGACCGGGAAGGCCGGTGAGAGCGGCGGCACCCGGTGGGAGTCCGACGGCACGGGCAGCTACGTCATCGAGACGGTGGACGACGCGCCGCGGGGAACCGCGGTCACGGTCCACCTGAAGCCCGAGGACGGCGAGGACCGTCTCCACGACTACACCGACGAGAACAAGATCCGCGAGATCGTCAAGCGGTACTCCGACTTCATCGCCTGGCCCATCCGGCTGGTGTCGGCCCCCGCCGCGAACGACCGAGACTCGAACGACGAGGGGACGACCGAGTCCAGCGCCGAGAACGCCGGCGACCGGCCGCTCAACTCGATGAAGGCGCTGTGGGCGCGGCCGCAGAGCGAGGTCGACAAGGCCGAGTACGACGAGTTCTACCGGCACCTCAGCCACGACTGGACCGGCCCGCTCGAGGTCATCCACATGAAGGGCGAGGGGACGTTCGAGTACGAGGCCCTGTTGTTCATCCCGTCGCGAGCGCCGCTCGACCTGTTCACCCGGGATGCACGCCGCGGCGTCCAGCTGTACGTGAAGCGCGTCTTCATCATGGATGACTGTGCGGAGCTCCTGCCGAACTATCTGCGTTTCGTCCGGGGCGTCGTCGACGCGCACGACCTGTCGCTCAACATCTCCCGAGAGATCCTCCAGCAGGACCGCCGGATCCAGCTGGTGCGGCGCCGGCTGGTCAAGAAGGTACTGGCCTCGATCGGGACTCTTCAGGAGAACGACGCCGAGCGCTACCGGACGCTGTGGAAGGAGTTCGGCGCCGCCCTCAAGGAGGGCCTCCTCGAGGATGCCGACAACCAGGAGGCGATCCTGGACCTCGTCTCGGTGGACTCGACGCACGACGCCGATCGGCCGACCACTCTGCGCGAGTACATCGAGCGCACGAAGGACGGCCAGAACGAGATCTACTACCTGACCGGCGACTCGCGCGGAATGATCGAGAACTCGCCGCACATGGAGGCGTTCCGGGCCAAGGGCTACGAGGTCCTGATCCTGACCGACCCGGTCGACGAGGTCTGGGTCGAACGGGTGGCGGAGTTCGACGGCAAGCCGCTGAAGTCGATCGCGAAGGGCGAAGTCGACCTCGACACCGACGACGAGAAGAAGAGCAGCGAGGCCGAGCGGGAACAGCTGCGCGAGGACTTCGCCGCGCTGCTGCCCTGGCTGACGGCCAAGCTCGCGGACGACGTCAAGGAGGTCCGGCTGTCCAGCCGCCTCACCAAGTCGCCGGCCTGCCTCGTCGGCGACACCTTCGACATCACGCCCGCGCTGGAGAAAATGTACCGGGCGATGGGGCACGAGATGCCACACCCCAAGCGCATCCTTGAGCTCAACCCGACGCACGCACTGGTCATGGGCCTGCGCGCCGCACACGAACGGGACGCGGATTCCGCCGCCCTCGGCGACACCGCGGAGCTGTTGTACGGCATGGCGCTGCTCGCCGAAGGCGGAGAACTACGCGATCCCGCGCGATTCACCCGCCTCCTCGCCGAACGCCTGGCGGAGGCGCTGTAG
- a CDS encoding DUF2461 domain-containing protein, with translation MSEFTGFPTEALIFFEGLEADNSKAYWTDHRATYETAVRGPMLALLAALGPEFGEPHVFRPYRDVRFSKDKSPYKTAIGAHCERGGYVQVSASGLMAASGYWRTAPDQVERLRAAIADDLRGPGLEDIVARLRADGCEVSGDQLRTRPRGYAADHPRVELLRYKTLTAHRGFGEPSWLGEPACAEHVASAWREMRLLTDWLDEQVGASRLPESRR, from the coding sequence ATGTCCGAGTTCACGGGGTTTCCCACCGAGGCGTTGATCTTCTTTGAGGGGCTCGAGGCGGACAACAGCAAGGCGTACTGGACGGATCACCGGGCGACCTACGAGACAGCCGTGCGCGGCCCGATGCTGGCCCTGCTGGCGGCGCTCGGGCCGGAGTTCGGCGAGCCGCACGTGTTCCGGCCGTATCGCGACGTCCGGTTCTCCAAGGACAAGTCGCCGTACAAGACGGCGATCGGCGCCCATTGCGAGCGGGGCGGCTACGTCCAGGTGTCGGCGAGCGGTCTGATGGCCGCGTCCGGGTACTGGCGGACCGCGCCGGACCAGGTCGAACGCCTCCGGGCGGCGATCGCGGATGACCTGCGCGGTCCCGGCCTGGAGGACATCGTCGCGCGGCTGCGGGCCGACGGCTGCGAGGTGTCGGGCGACCAGCTGCGGACCCGGCCGCGTGGATATGCCGCTGATCATCCACGCGTCGAGCTGCTGAGATACAAGACGCTCACCGCCCACCGCGGTTTCGGCGAGCCGTCGTGGTTGGGCGAGCCGGCCTGCGCCGAGCACGTGGCGTCGGCCTGGCGGGAGATGCGGTTGCTGACCGACTGGCTCGACGAGCAGGTCGGCGCCTCCCGGCTGCCCGAGTCCCGCCGGTAA
- a CDS encoding ATP-binding protein, with protein MDADGLAEIVVSLRRIGRDDAGLEVKLAATDKLPSETMQTLCAFANTPGGGILILGLDEARGFAAAGCEHAAKLAADLAGLCRDGLVPPLMPLISLPEFEDQTLVVAEVPELDPADKPCYLRGKGQPNGSYIRISDGDHRLTSYEVSQLLINRGQPIFDMEPVEEAGGVDLHDELVADYLRDLRRSRPALARRDDEDLLRRCGVLVRSALDDQRLVPSLGGLLALGRDPQSFDSLRGCAITVTAYPTPRKGETGPDGQRFLDDKILEGPAPILLAEVFDVLYARMSRSGIVEGIGREDHWEYPLEALREILVNAVAHRDYSPMSRGTRIHVEMYPDRLEVVSPGGLFGPVTIDRLGDESIASARNRVLVDILENVRFHRDRRALCEGRATGIPTVLNSLRQAGLVPPRFKDNISDFRVIVPNRALLDESTRAWLYSLGQPSISPTQEMALAVLRTGRALTSDEYRIELAVDSKVARRELGDLVQRGLVRTVNQRRWARYVLDDAAEDPHPTLFSELLGHEPRHQRARAARDRETRGSATRRQRVLELLAVESPLTRAEIAVRLSLGDRQVSYELTKMITEGLVARTTEAYSDPNAAYRLTRPPA; from the coding sequence ATGGATGCGGACGGACTGGCCGAGATCGTTGTCTCGCTTCGCCGGATCGGTCGGGACGACGCAGGCCTTGAGGTCAAGCTGGCCGCAACCGACAAGCTACCCAGCGAGACCATGCAGACACTATGCGCATTTGCGAATACTCCGGGAGGCGGCATCCTGATCTTGGGTCTCGACGAGGCGCGCGGGTTCGCGGCGGCTGGCTGCGAGCATGCCGCGAAGCTCGCCGCGGACCTCGCGGGGCTGTGTCGGGACGGTCTCGTTCCGCCGCTCATGCCACTGATCAGCCTTCCGGAGTTCGAGGATCAGACCCTTGTCGTCGCCGAGGTGCCGGAGCTCGACCCGGCCGACAAGCCCTGTTACCTCCGGGGCAAAGGGCAGCCTAACGGCTCGTACATCCGCATCTCGGACGGGGATCATCGACTCACGTCGTACGAGGTAAGCCAACTGCTGATCAACCGAGGCCAGCCAATTTTCGACATGGAACCCGTCGAAGAAGCAGGCGGAGTCGATCTGCACGACGAACTCGTCGCGGACTATCTGCGAGACCTCCGCCGGTCCCGACCGGCCTTGGCCCGCCGGGACGACGAAGATCTACTTCGCCGCTGCGGAGTGCTGGTAAGAAGTGCGCTGGATGACCAAAGGCTCGTACCGTCACTGGGTGGACTGCTCGCTCTGGGCCGGGATCCACAGAGTTTCGACTCATTGCGCGGATGCGCGATCACGGTGACCGCGTACCCTACGCCACGCAAGGGCGAGACCGGTCCAGACGGCCAGCGATTCCTGGATGACAAAATCCTTGAAGGCCCGGCGCCGATTCTTCTCGCGGAGGTTTTTGACGTCCTGTACGCGCGCATGAGCCGGAGCGGAATAGTGGAGGGCATCGGCAGGGAAGATCACTGGGAGTATCCACTGGAGGCTCTTCGGGAAATCTTGGTCAACGCCGTGGCCCACCGCGACTACAGTCCAATGTCCCGGGGGACGCGCATCCATGTAGAGATGTACCCCGATCGCCTTGAGGTAGTTTCACCGGGCGGGCTCTTCGGGCCCGTCACCATCGACCGGCTGGGAGACGAGAGCATCGCATCCGCTCGTAACCGGGTGCTCGTCGACATCCTCGAAAATGTTCGTTTCCACCGCGATCGAAGGGCCCTGTGCGAGGGGCGGGCGACCGGTATCCCCACGGTTCTCAACAGCCTGCGTCAGGCAGGGCTCGTGCCCCCCAGATTCAAGGACAACATAAGCGACTTCCGAGTCATCGTGCCAAACAGGGCCTTGCTCGACGAGAGCACCCGCGCCTGGCTGTACTCTCTGGGTCAGCCGAGCATCTCTCCGACACAGGAGATGGCCCTCGCGGTACTTCGGACTGGCCGGGCGCTGACGAGCGACGAGTACCGCATCGAACTCGCGGTGGACAGCAAGGTCGCCCGTCGAGAGCTGGGGGATCTCGTCCAACGGGGTCTGGTACGGACGGTCAACCAGCGCCGATGGGCAAGGTACGTCCTTGACGACGCGGCCGAGGATCCACACCCAACACTTTTCTCTGAACTCCTTGGGCACGAGCCGCGTCACCAACGCGCAAGAGCCGCCCGCGACAGGGAGACTCGCGGGTCCGCCACACGGAGACAACGTGTTCTGGAACTCCTGGCCGTCGAGTCGCCCCTGACCCGCGCGGAGATCGCCGTCCGCCTTTCCCTGGGCGATCGGCAGGTTAGTTATGAGCTGACCAAGATGATCACCGAGGGCCTGGTCGCCAGAACAACCGAAGCCTACAGCGACCCGAATGCCGCGTACCGCCTCACCAGACCGCCGGCATGA
- a CDS encoding alpha/beta hydrolase, with protein sequence MTTPFARNGDVKIAYETFGPSDGEPLLLIMGLTFQMLWWPDGFCDQLAERGFTVARFDNRDAGLSTHFTSPASGTVRTLLGRQRGPAYRMNDMVTDATAVLDALGWDSAHLLGESLGATIAQMVAIRNPDRVRSLVSAMAGGTGGAIGNLRNVKIGTLLRLARKKYDDTREGGVQRLIDTYTIMCSTGHPVDEEWVRVTAEQSWDRDHDPGATHRQLAASRTAGDIRARLRQLRVPTLVIHGEDDPWIRPRAAHAIARAIPGARLVVYPGMGHEFPQHLWATIARDVWEACQSTARRPSPEKAGGRSTPRLV encoded by the coding sequence GTGACCACGCCCTTCGCCCGCAACGGCGACGTGAAGATCGCCTACGAGACCTTCGGTCCATCCGACGGCGAGCCGCTCCTACTGATCATGGGCCTGACCTTCCAGATGCTCTGGTGGCCGGACGGGTTCTGCGACCAGCTCGCCGAGCGCGGGTTCACCGTCGCTCGCTTCGACAACCGCGACGCGGGCCTGTCAACCCACTTCACATCCCCGGCCAGCGGCACGGTCCGGACGCTCCTGGGACGGCAACGCGGCCCGGCCTACCGGATGAACGACATGGTCACTGACGCCACCGCCGTCCTGGACGCACTCGGCTGGGACTCCGCCCACCTGCTGGGCGAGTCCCTGGGCGCCACGATCGCGCAGATGGTGGCCATCCGGAACCCGGACCGGGTTCGCAGTCTGGTCTCGGCGATGGCCGGCGGCACCGGGGGCGCGATCGGCAACCTGCGCAACGTGAAGATCGGCACGCTGCTCCGGCTGGCCCGCAAGAAGTACGACGACACGCGCGAAGGCGGCGTACAACGGCTGATCGACACCTACACAATCATGTGTTCCACCGGGCACCCGGTCGACGAGGAGTGGGTGCGCGTCACAGCCGAGCAGTCCTGGGACCGTGACCACGATCCCGGCGCGACCCACCGCCAACTCGCCGCAAGCCGCACCGCCGGTGACATCCGTGCGCGGTTGCGACAGCTACGCGTGCCGACCCTCGTGATTCACGGTGAGGACGATCCGTGGATTCGTCCGCGAGCGGCTCATGCCATCGCCAGGGCGATCCCTGGCGCCCGGCTGGTCGTCTACCCCGGTATGGGACACGAGTTTCCCCAGCACCTGTGGGCCACCATCGCTCGCGATGTGTGGGAGGCATGCCAGTCGACGGCGCGACGCCCGTCCCCCGAGAAGGCCGGTGGAAGAAGCACTCCACGACTGGTCTAG
- a CDS encoding type II toxin-antitoxin system VapC family toxin: MIVLDTNVISELMRAVPADRVVRWVTSRPGDALNTTSISVAEVRYGIVRLPSGRRRESLMAAADDVFSAFQDRVLPFDAKAARHYASLVAEREQAGTPISGFDAEIAAICRSRNAVLATRNTSDFTGLGLELVNPWEADVLPAE, from the coding sequence ATGATCGTTCTCGATACCAATGTCATCTCCGAACTCATGCGAGCAGTACCAGCAGATCGCGTCGTCAGGTGGGTAACCAGCCGACCCGGTGATGCCTTGAACACGACCTCGATAAGCGTGGCCGAGGTCCGTTACGGCATTGTCCGACTGCCATCCGGTCGCCGCCGCGAGTCGCTGATGGCAGCCGCGGACGATGTCTTCTCGGCGTTCCAGGACAGAGTCCTGCCCTTCGACGCCAAGGCGGCCCGCCACTACGCCAGCCTCGTGGCCGAGCGTGAACAAGCCGGGACTCCGATCAGCGGCTTCGACGCCGAGATCGCGGCTATCTGTCGATCCCGCAACGCCGTCCTGGCTACCCGCAACACCAGCGACTTCACCGGCCTGGGCTTGGAGCTGGTCAACCCCTGGGAGGCCGATGTACTGCCCGCCGAGTAG
- a CDS encoding TetR/AcrR family transcriptional regulator, producing MLWVAGCYCNAVALPKGVVVPKRVDSLERRRAIAEAVFRVSASRGVEAISLRDVAAEAGVSMGMVQHYFRTKDEMLLFALDHMRERVAGRLGTRLARLPEPTPRDLARAVLTELLPTDEDSRAEGAVSVAFYSRAAVTPRYAESLREGLRGLLDVTAQHLRAAARDGQLRPGLDAEQEAASLFWLTHGLVGPLLVGLYTPDAAAAILDHHLDRIFS from the coding sequence ATGCTATGGGTGGCGGGATGTTATTGCAATGCGGTCGCATTGCCAAAGGGGGTCGTAGTGCCGAAGCGGGTGGACTCGCTTGAGAGGCGTCGCGCTATCGCGGAGGCCGTCTTCCGGGTGTCGGCGAGCCGTGGTGTGGAAGCGATCAGCCTTCGTGACGTCGCCGCCGAGGCCGGAGTCTCGATGGGGATGGTCCAGCACTACTTCCGTACCAAGGACGAGATGCTGCTGTTCGCGCTGGACCATATGCGTGAGCGGGTTGCCGGCCGTCTCGGAACGCGGCTGGCGCGCCTGCCGGAACCTACTCCGCGTGACCTGGCACGCGCGGTGCTGACCGAGCTCCTGCCCACGGACGAGGACAGTCGGGCCGAAGGGGCCGTCTCGGTCGCGTTCTACTCCAGGGCGGCTGTCACACCTCGTTACGCCGAGTCGCTGCGCGAGGGCCTGCGGGGGCTGCTCGACGTCACAGCCCAGCACCTGCGCGCAGCGGCCCGCGATGGCCAGCTGCGTCCGGGCCTCGATGCCGAACAGGAAGCGGCGTCCTTGTTCTGGCTTACGCACGGGTTGGTAGGACCACTGCTAGTCGGCCTCTACACGCCCGATGCCGCTGCGGCGATCCTTGACCATCACCTTGACCGAATCTTCAGCTGA
- a CDS encoding HhH-GPD-type base excision DNA repair protein, whose product MGLYLSQIAEADELLTNDPLALLIGMVLDQQIPLERAFAAPLELTKRLGRSLDVTELAQFDPDELGAIFSRPPALHRFPGSMAKRVQALCQLLIDQYDGDAATVWTTASDGEELLRRISKLPGFGEQKAKIFLALLGKQLGVTTPGWREASAPFGEEGSLRSVADIVSPETRVQVRDFKKAMKAAAKESAGAAS is encoded by the coding sequence GTGGGACTGTATCTGAGCCAGATCGCCGAGGCCGACGAGCTGCTGACCAACGACCCGCTTGCCCTCCTTATTGGCATGGTCCTGGACCAGCAGATCCCGCTGGAGCGGGCGTTCGCGGCGCCGTTGGAGCTGACCAAGCGGCTTGGTCGGTCGCTCGACGTCACGGAGCTTGCCCAGTTCGACCCGGACGAGCTTGGCGCGATCTTCTCCCGGCCGCCGGCGCTGCACCGCTTCCCCGGTTCGATGGCCAAGCGGGTGCAGGCGCTGTGCCAGCTCCTCATCGACCAGTACGACGGTGACGCGGCCACGGTTTGGACGACGGCCTCCGACGGCGAGGAACTGCTCCGCCGGATCAGCAAGCTCCCCGGCTTTGGCGAGCAGAAGGCGAAGATCTTCCTCGCGCTCCTCGGTAAGCAGCTCGGCGTCACGACACCCGGCTGGCGTGAGGCGAGTGCGCCTTTCGGCGAGGAAGGCAGCCTGCGCTCCGTCGCCGACATCGTCAGCCCCGAGACCCGTGTCCAGGTCCGTGACTTCAAGAAGGCCATGAAGGCGGCGGCCAAGGAGTCGGCGGGGGCAGCTTCCTAG
- a CDS encoding Arc family DNA-binding protein, with product MAAVSIRDLDDGVRERLRIRAAHHGRSMEAEIRAILTEAVNEPEDAAGFAQTLLARFGALGGVDLQLPARIQAPRAADLFT from the coding sequence ATGGCGGCGGTTAGTATCCGAGACCTCGACGACGGTGTGCGGGAGCGACTGCGCATACGTGCGGCGCACCACGGCCGTTCGATGGAGGCCGAGATCCGTGCGATCCTCACCGAGGCGGTCAATGAGCCCGAGGACGCTGCCGGTTTCGCTCAGACCCTGCTCGCCCGGTTCGGCGCGCTTGGTGGCGTCGACCTCCAGCTGCCAGCGCGGATACAGGCACCGCGGGCAGCGGACCTGTTCACGTGA